The segment TCGGTGTCGGTGGACAGGACCTGGCGTCGCCACCAGTGGGGGCCCATCAGGGCGCTGGCCCGGGACTGTTCCACCTGGGTGCGCAGGGTGTCGGGGGTGAGGATGGCGAGGGTGGCCAGCGCGTGGGCGGTGTGGGTGAGCGTGGTGGAGGGGCGTGGGTCGGGGGTGTCGGTGGTGATGTTCTCCGAGTTGGCCAGGGCGGTGGCGGCCAGTGAGGGGCCTTCGGCGGCGAGGCGCTGGATCAGGTCGCAGCGTGGCAACGCTTCGCAGGGGGCGTGGTCGCAGTGGTACAGGGCGACGCTGCGCAGTACCGCGGGGGTGGAGAGCAGGGCGTGGAGGTGGTCGGGGTCGGTGGTGGCGAGGTGGGCGAGGCCGTCGCTGTCGACGGGGCGGCCGCGGTGGGTGGGGGTGAGTTCGGGGGTGACGTGCGCGCCGAACGCCGTGACGGCGTGGGCGGCCCGTTCGGGGGTGAGATCGTCCAGGAGCGCGGGATCGAAGCCGATGTCGGGGTGGTGGGTGAGCAGGCGACGGAGTTGGGTGGCGCCACCCTCCTCGGTGAGCCAGCGGGCCGCGTCGCCGCCGTGGTCGAGCATGTGGGCGGCGATCTCGGCCGGGTCGTGGAGTTCGAGGCGGCCGAACGTGACCCCCGTGGCGCCGCGTGTGGGCGTGGCGGAGGCGGCGGGGGTGGGGTCGGCGACGCGAGGGGACGCTCCGTCCAGCCACGCGGTGACGTCCTCGCTTCCCCACCGGTCGTCGGGGTCGACGGTGAGCAGGCCGCGGACCAGCAGCCGCCACCGGTCGTCGTCGATGTCGGCGTCGGGGCGGGCGAGGATCTGGCCGCGCAGGATCTCCGCGTCGGCCTTCACCGCTCCGTCGGAGCGGCGGTAGCGGGGGTGACCGGTGGCGAGTTCGTAGGCGATCTCGCCCAAGCCCCACCACGGCCACGGGGTGGCGTTCTCCGACCAGGTGTGTTCGGGGGGCGCGTAGGCGAGGTTGAAGCGGGAGGCGCCGCCGTGGGCCTGGGAGGCGGTGAAGCGGTGGATGCCGCCGAAGTCGGCGATGACGAACTGGCCGGGGGCCTGGCCGTCGCCCGCGGGGCGGACGAGGATGTTTGCGGGTTTGAAGTCCAGGGGGTTGCGGTCGATGCGCCGCTGCCAGAACGTGATCATGCGGGTGAGTTCGGCGATGACCGCCTCACGGGTGTCGCCGGTGTCGGAGGGGGTGGCGTGGATGTCGGCGAGGAGGTCCTCCAGGGTGCGCGGGACGTACTCCATGGCGACCCAGTCGCGGGTTCCGGAGGTGGAGGCGAGGCGTCCGGAGGCCACGATGGCGGGGACGTGGCGGTGGAAGGTGGGGTTGTCGAGGTGGTCGAGGAGGTCTGCGTCCATGGGTTGGTTGTCCCAGTGGACCTTCAGCGCGAGCTCGGCCGGGCCGGCCCGCACCCGCCACACCGCTCCCTCGGTTCCGGTGCCCAACAGTTCCTGGGGTTCGTAGGTGGAGCGCAGCCGGTCGGGGAACAGTGACGCGGTGTCGTCGGTGGTGTCCAGGCGTTGGCGGCGGGTCTGGGCCGGGGTGCGGCGCGCCGGCGCCGGGGTGGGGGTGGGCTGTTGGCGGCGGGTGGGTGGGGTGTCGCTCACCGGGTCACAGCTCCTCGTCCAGGTCGACGAGTTCGACGTCGACGTCGTCGGCCAGGCGCAGCTCGTCGCCCGGGGCCACGGGGTGGGGGGCGTGGATGCGTCGTCCCGCGACGAAGGTCCCGTTGGTGGAGCCCAGGTCGGTGAGGGTGAGGGTGGAGCCGGACCAGGTCAGGCGGGCGTGGGCGCGGCTGACCTGGTCGAGGTCGGCCATGCCCGGTAGGTCGGCGAAACGGGTGGTGTCGCGGCCGATGTCCAGCCCGGCGGGTGGGATGGGGACGGTGGCGTCCAGGCAGGTGATCCGGAGCGCCCACGCCCCCACCACGGGTTCGGGGGTGGGGGCCGAGTCCGGGGCGTGGGTCGCCTCCCCCACCACCGCTGCCTCCGGCTGTGGTGGTGGCTCGGGGGCGGGAGGTGTGCTCGGCGCCGTGGGCCGCGGCGAGGGGGCGGGGGGCGTGGCGCGGCGCACACGCGATGCCGTGGTCACGCCGGCCGAGGCGACGAGCTCGATCCAGGGGTGGCGCACACAGTAGCCGGGGTAGGCGCTTCCCGGGCAGTCCTCCGGGCTCAACCGGCACTGGTATGCGGCGGCGGTCGCCATGACACTCCTTCCATTCCCACACCGCGGTCGCGCAGTGCGCGGGTGAACTGGGCGAGCTGTCCCCGACGGGGCACCCCGATCAGCCACAGGCCCCCGTCGTCGTCCGCGCCGACCTGCATCGGCGGCCGATCCGGGGCGTGGTCGACATGGGGACGATAGCGGTGTCGGCCCCGCGCGGTGAGGGGAATCAGCCGTTGGTTGGCCGAGCCCCGCCAAATCAGACGTGTGGGACGCCGCTGGTCATAGCGGCCGGTGATCACCGCGTCCACCCGGGCCAGACAACGCGCGACCGCCCGGTCGTTCTCCGCCAGGTCCGCCAACTCCCCCGGCTCGTAGCCGGTGTAGAGCAGGATGTCGGCCTCACCCCGGTCACCGAGGAGGTCAAGGGTGTCGGCGAGCGGCTCGGCCTGGGTCAACGGCTCGCCGCCGGAGATGGTGACGCCCCGGGCGCCCGCGGCCCGCGCGCGGTCCCAGGCGGCCCGCACGGTGCTCGGGTCGGTGGGGGTGCCGGCCTGGGGGTCCCAGGTGGAGCGGGACATGCATCCGGGGCAGGCCAGCGGGCAGCCCTGGGTCCACACCCCCATCCGGGTCCCCGGCCCCAGCGCGGTCACCGGGTAGTGCAGGTGCGCCAACCGCAGCCGGCCGTTCACCGCCGCTCCACCGCGATGTTCCACCCCACCGCGTCGGAGGTGATGGCGGTGACGGCCAGTCGCTGGCCCGGCGCCGGCGGGTCGGTGAACACGTGACGGGCCAGTGGGTTGGTCAACAGGGTTTCCACCGCCGTGCCCACGCCGCGGCCCCCGTGGTCCAACTGCTCCAACGCCGCGCGGCGCAGCGTGTCACGGGCGTCCGCGTCGACCTCCAGCCGGGCGCCGCAGGCCCGCCACACCCGCGCGGCCACGTTGGCGAGCATGCCCTCCAGGATCTCGGCCGCGACCTCGGCGGTGATGAAGTCCAGGGCGACGAAGCTGTCGCCGAACCGGTTCAACAGCTCCGGGCGGCCGATGGTGACGTCGAAGAAGTCCTCGAACGCGCGGCGCAGCGAGGCCCGCACCTCCTGAGGGGGGTCCTCCCGGGAGAGCCGCCCGCGCGGGCCCACGACGCCGAGGTTGGAGGTGAACACGAGCACGCACTCGGTGAAGTGCACCACCGAGCCGCGGCCGTCGGTGAGCCGCCCGTCCTCCAGGATCTGCAGGAACAGGTCGAACAGGTGCGGGTTCGCCTTGTCGATCTCGTCGAACAGCAACACGCTGATCGGGTTGGCGCGCACCGCGTTGGTGAGCTCTCCCCCGGCGTCGAACCCGACGTAGCCCGGCGGCGCGCCGATGAGGCGGTCGCGGGCGTGGTCGGAGGCGAACTCGCTCATGTCGAACCGGATCGGTTGGGCGTCGGTGCCCAGGATGAGTTCGGCGATACCTTTGGCGAGCTCCGTCTTGCCCACCCCGGTGGGGCCGGCCAGGAACAGGACGCCGCGCGGCCGGCTCGGGCTGGACGAGGAGTGCGCGCCGGTCAACCCCGTGGCCGAACGCATGAAGATGTCCATCGTCTTGCGTACCGCGGTGGACTGGCCGCGTACCCGCCGGTTCAGGTGTGCCTCACCGTCGTTGATCCGGGCCAGCACCTCCGGGTCCCGCCACGGGTTGTCGGTGACGCCCACCCGGTACATCCGCGCCGCGTCGTCCACCCGCGACAACGCCACCCCCTGGTCGGCGGCGAGTTGGCCAACCGCCGCGACCTGCAGTGCCTGCATCCCGTGGGTGGCGGCCGCCAGGCGCGCCGCGGCGTCGGCGCGTTCGGTCTCGCTGGGCGTCGCGTTCGTGCGGGCGGTGACGATTCGCACGGCGCGTTCGGCGGCGCGGCGCGCACGTCGGGGCTGGGTGGGGGCACGGTGATGACGCGCAGCCGTGGATTGGACACCGCGAAGCTCGCTGGGAGGTCCTCCACCCGGTCCGCGACCCACAGCACCGTGTTGTAGGGCTGTTCGCGGCCGTGGGCGATGGGGACGCGGGCGCGGACGGCGAGGGCCTCGGCGGCGGTGAAGAACAGTCGGGCCGGTTCGGGTTGGGTGTCGGCGGGTGTGGTGAGTCCGCCGGCGTGTTCGATGAGCAGCGCGGTGGGGGGTTGGGTGAGGTTGTCGGTGAGCGCGGTCAGCGTGTCGGTGAGGCGGGGGAAGTCCACCCCGGGGGTGTTGCCGCGTTTCTTGGCCGTCAGGGCGGCGGGTGGTGTGACGTCGTCGCGCAGCGGGGTGAGGGTGAGGGAGTCGGTGACGATGTCGTGCACCGCCAGCGCGGCGTAGTCACGCTCGGCCAACAGGCCCCGCACCACGCCGGGAAGGCGGTGGATGGCCAGCGGCGCCCCACCCTCGGCGGTCGGGGCGTCGGGGACGTGGGGGGCGGGGAGGTAGTACTCGTCGCGGACGTTGCCCACCAGCAGGATCTGGGGATAGATGGGCAACGCCATCGCTAGTTCGCGCACCCACGCCGGTGGCGCCGGCAGCGGTGTGCCATCACCCACCGCTGTGCCTCTCCAGTCGTCGAAACCCCTCTTGGTCGCGGATTGTTGCACGGGCCCGCATCGCTGTCCATCGACGTGGGGCGGCCACCCGCGGCCGGGTGGTGGAGGCGGCCCGCCGCGCGTGCCCCACGCGCACGGGTGTGACCAGCGTGGCTGGTGTGACGGCGGTGGCGTGCGTGATGTTGATCTGGTGACGAAGCACACCCCGCCCACCCTGTGGGCGGTACCGGGAGGGAGTCCGGGTCAGGGGTGGTGTCTGGTGCGGGCCCGGGGAGGGGGCATGGGCGTGGGGGCGGTGGCCGCCGGTTCCCCCGCCGCGCGGTCGACCGCCGAGACCACCGACAGCGGCCGGTCGCCCGGCTCCAGGCGGAGCTTGGGGCGCAGCCGCAACCGCGCCGCGTCCGCCGCGGCGGCCAGCGCCGCGGCGAACGTCGGTTCCTTGGTGTCGCAGAACCACTGCTGGTCGGCGGTGTCGTCGCCTCCTGGGCCGGAGCGCACCAGCGAGAACGACACCTGGTCGCGTGAGGGGTGCAGGCGCACACGCAGTGAGCATCCCGCGCGGTCACTGAAGTCCGCCACCGCCTCCCCTCGCTCGCGCAGGTCCCCCGGGTCCACGTCACAGCCGATGTCGGCGAGTGCCTGCGCGGCGACCCGCGCCACCGTGCCGCGTGTGGAGGTCGGGGCGGCGGCGCCGGCGCGGGCCTCACTGAGTCGCCCCTCCAGCGCGGAGGGATCCTCCGCGTGGTCGATCGCCGCCAACAGGGCTCGGCGTTCGTCCTCGTCATCGACCACGGCGTGGGCCTGGGCGCGCAGCGAGTCGCGTCGGAGTTCGAGCGCGGCGCGGTGCCGCCGCTCCCGCACCGCGGCGTGGATGGCGTGTTCGGCGGCGTGGCGGATGGACCGCGCCCGCGCGGGGGGTGCCCCCTGCGGTAGGGCGCGTAGTTGCGCCAGCAGCCCGGCCACCTCCGCCTCGGCGGCGTCGTCGAGGTCGGGCGCGTTGTCCTCGGCCAGTGTCCGCACCGCCTCGATCGCCCGCGCCGCCCCGTTGTCCGGCGGCGCGGGCGCCCCGCCT is part of the Spiractinospora alimapuensis genome and harbors:
- a CDS encoding protein kinase domain-containing protein, producing the protein MSDTPPTRRQQPTPTPAPARRTPAQTRRQRLDTTDDTASLFPDRLRSTYEPQELLGTGTEGAVWRVRAGPAELALKVHWDNQPMDADLLDHLDNPTFHRHVPAIVASGRLASTSGTRDWVAMEYVPRTLEDLLADIHATPSDTGDTREAVIAELTRMITFWQRRIDRNPLDFKPANILVRPAGDGQAPGQFVIADFGGIHRFTASQAHGGASRFNLAYAPPEHTWSENATPWPWWGLGEIAYELATGHPRYRRSDGAVKADAEILRGQILARPDADIDDDRWRLLVRGLLTVDPDDRWGSEDVTAWLDGASPRVADPTPAASATPTRGATGVTFGRLELHDPAEIAAHMLDHGGDAARWLTEEGGATQLRRLLTHHPDIGFDPALLDDLTPERAAHAVTAFGAHVTPELTPTHRGRPVDSDGLAHLATTDPDHLHALLSTPAVLRSVALYHCDHAPCEALPRCDLIQRLAAEGPSLAATALANSENITTDTPDPRPSTTLTHTAHALATLAILTPDTLRTQVEQSRASALMGPHWWRRQVLSTDTDDTAAGRASMATTLLLADRATAERAATTDRQKGGAYARSVVHRTLAGLAAGLALVNATWSGMGSFPNAGAVLASVIPLIVAGSAALALWPWRTPETPSRVLTAACWTSAVLFAVLYRGAGLDPPDSAHAWWPTPDWLTTFMGLLPESLRVFPWWLQLLISTAVVLLSTKLVAFRMRLAYRQRYVNYWDAPRVGPEPEHRAGLAPLLAMTWLGLLTASAAAAATFGDDDPATLALLAPPVVYLIVFLAAGAGTWWLATRQRLALWGGLATVTILSAGWFTPLRLVEVTPVSGLDTMMLFLIGLGLTVGAALYLRTRLSPPALTTHS
- a CDS encoding FHA domain-containing protein, which gives rise to MATAAAYQCRLSPEDCPGSAYPGYCVRHPWIELVASAGVTTASRVRRATPPAPSPRPTAPSTPPAPEPPPQPEAAVVGEATHAPDSAPTPEPVVGAWALRITCLDATVPIPPAGLDIGRDTTRFADLPGMADLDQVSRAHARLTWSGSTLTLTDLGSTNGTFVAGRRIHAPHPVAPGDELRLADDVDVELVDLDEEL
- a CDS encoding 4Fe-4S single cluster domain-containing protein; the protein is MNGRLRLAHLHYPVTALGPGTRMGVWTQGCPLACPGCMSRSTWDPQAGTPTDPSTVRAAWDRARAAGARGVTISGGEPLTQAEPLADTLDLLGDRGEADILLYTGYEPGELADLAENDRAVARCLARVDAVITGRYDQRRPTRLIWRGSANQRLIPLTARGRHRYRPHVDHAPDRPPMQVGADDDGGLWLIGVPRRGQLAQFTRALRDRGVGMEGVSWRPPPHTSAG
- a CDS encoding AAA family ATPase; translation: MYRVGVTDNPWRDPEVLARINDGEAHLNRRVRGQSTAVRKTMDIFMRSATGLTGAHSSSSPSRPRGVLFLAGPTGVGKTELAKGIAELILGTDAQPIRFDMSEFASDHARDRLIGAPPGYVGFDAGGELTNAVRANPISVLLFDEIDKANPHLFDLFLQILEDGRLTDGRGSVVHFTECVLVFTSNLGVVGPRGRLSREDPPQEVRASLRRAFEDFFDVTIGRPELLNRFGDSFVALDFITAEVAAEILEGMLANVAARVWRACGARLEVDADARDTLRRAALEQLDHGGRGVGTAVETLLTNPLARHVFTDPPAPGQRLAVTAITSDAVGWNIAVERR